The genomic window GTTTCTTTTTGTCTGGTTTCAGGTTGGGATAGTTTTAATTTTTCAAACTTTTCCCAGTATAGAATGTCAACGTCTTCTTCGAGAGGAACAAGATCTGTGTGGATATCATCATAGCCCAATTTCATTGCGTTGTCTCTTATTCTCTTTGCCTTTTCAAAAAGTCCAATTTCCTGTCTTGATATTTTCCAGAAAGTTTCTTCTATGTGCAGAAATTCTCCTTCAACGGGAAAATAAAAGTTTTTGTAGGCTTCTATGAGGAATTTGTAGCTGTTGACCCGCTCATGCTTTTTATGAATTATCAGTTGAATGTCTATATCATTTATATGTTTGTTCGATGCTATAAGTATAGACGGCGATTTAGGAAATTGTTTTCGAAAAACTTTTATTTTTTCTGTTATGTATTTCGGAGTTAAAAAGTTTATTCCAGGTTTTTTGATCTGATCGGGAAATATGGAAAATAACATCAGGACCTTTTCTTCCGGTTTTATAAACTTTTCTTGCTTTATGGGTGTTCCGGTTTTTCCCGAAATATACATGGCAAACGGGAAGGCACACGGGTCAGCAGGATAGATGGCATTAAATTTTATGTTGAGTCTGCGTGTTCTGAAAATGAAATTATCGATAGCATCAAGTATGTTTGTCTGAGAAAGTGTTTCAACCTTATATATCGGTCTGTAAGTGCAACTGTTAACTTTCATGTTTCTCCCTGGAATTCCTTGCTATATAAATATGGATTTTACATGATGATTGTGCAAATGGAATTTGACGGAAAAGCTTAGAATGTTCTTATTTTTCTCTCTTTCAGTTTTTTTATTGTCGAGAGAAATTCGAGCTCCTGTTCTTCTAGAGCTGTTTCTATCTCTTTGATAGCTTTTTTATACATGGGGATATAGTATTTCTCAACAGCATTAACCCTTATAACTGTTTTTTTAAGCTCTTCTGCCAATCGCCAGGCTTTTATCTCCATTTCTGAAAGTTCCATAACTTTTTTGACTGCGTCTATGAATGCGGTTCTTGCAAGATCTATAAATATAGATTCGGAAACGGCATCTATGGGAAACTTTTCAAAGTTTAGTTGATATTTTATAGATGGAACGGGAATACCAATGAAGCTTTTTTCAACAGCTTCTACGGTGCCCTGTAAAGATGTTGTTTCGACCTCTTCTTTTACTGAGTCTTTTCCCTCCTCCATGTAGGCTTTTTTTAGCATTGCGTAGGCTTTCTGAACATAGATGTTAAGCTCCTGTCTGGCTTTTTCCACTTTATCAAGGTGTTTTAAGATTTCTTTTATTAGCACGTTCCGTTTGTGCTGGAGTATATCTTTTCCCTCTTCCATAACCTGCAGGTCTTTTTTAAGTTCGAGAAGTTGAGTTTTGCTTTTTATAAATTTCATCTTATGTGCTCCGCAATGTCTTCTTCCGTAAGGCGTGTGAGCTCGGTTTTTGGAAGAATGGAAAGAAGCTGCCAGCCGATCTTTATCGTTTCTTCAAGCGTTCTGTCCTCCGTTTCGGACTGTGTTAAGAACTTCTTTTCAAAAGCTCTGCCGAATTCAAGGAATTTTCTGTCGGTATCGCTGAGTTCAGATTCTCCTATGATTGCAGCTAACATTTCAACGCGCTTTGAGCGGGCGTAAGCGGAATAGATCTGGTTTGCCCAGCGTCTCTGTAGTTTGGTTATACCTTGATTCATAAGCCTTGATAGGGAAGGTAAAACGTTGATTGGCGGATATATTCCTTTTTTGAATAGCCCTCTGTCGAGGACTATTTGCCCCTCTGTTATGTATCCCGTTAAGTCGGGAATTGGATGGGTTATGTCGTCG from Desulfurobacterium indicum includes these protein-coding regions:
- a CDS encoding V-type ATP synthase subunit D; the encoded protein is MKFIKSKTQLLELKKDLQVMEEGKDILQHKRNVLIKEILKHLDKVEKARQELNIYVQKAYAMLKKAYMEEGKDSVKEEVETTSLQGTVEAVEKSFIGIPVPSIKYQLNFEKFPIDAVSESIFIDLARTAFIDAVKKVMELSEMEIKAWRLAEELKKTVIRVNAVEKYYIPMYKKAIKEIETALEEQELEFLSTIKKLKERKIRTF